The genomic stretch CAGTCGCAGAGTACGAGCAGCTTGAGCGTGTGATTAAATCACTGATGGCAAACACCGAGCTTGATTCAAATTTCAAAAACGTGCTTGAAGATGTTTACCGCTACAGCCAATCAGGAATATCGTCCAAATCCATCGACTCACACATACAAGAGCATCAGAACAGCCTGTCTCAATGGGTAGAGCAAATGGATTCGTATTCCTGATTAATCAACAATTCGTTTCATGAGGATATGCAGCTCTTCCATTGCATCATGAAATTCCTTATCATTGCCTTTTGCTTTATGCCAGGCAATGAAAGTAATTGTTTCAGATAACACATACCAAGCCATTCGCAACCGAAGGCTTTCTGTCAGCTCTATGCCGTACATGCTCAGCCAGCTCTCCCAAGCTGGCTTTTCGACGTAGTGGTACAGCAAAGGCCCGAGGTCCATCGCCGGATCAGCGATCATGGCGCCGTCCCAGTCAATTAAATACAGCTGGTTGTCTTCAGACAATAGCCAGTTATTATGATTGACATCACAATGGCAAACGACTTTCTCACCGAAATGCACTTCATGCAGGTGTTCTTCCAAATACTTGATCCCTTCTTGAATCAGCGGCGAAGATTGCTGCACAGCAAATACAGCCTGCTTCAGCTGAGACAAAAGAGCCCCCGGGTTCAGCGGTTCTTTTCCAAGTCTCTTCAGCATGTCCAGCAAGGCTTTTGATGTGTGTATTTTACGAAGCAATTCAGCAACGGGCCGTCCGCTCATGTCTTTAGGCTTCAGCTCTCTGCCGGTCATCCAGTGCTGGGCCGTAATGACGTCCCCATTTTCCATCCGTTTTGTCCAAACCAGCTTCGGAACAATGCCTTCGGCGGATAAAACAGCTAAAAAAGGTGAGCTATTACGTTTTAAAAAAAGCTGCTGCCCGTTATGTTTCGCATAATATGCATCTCCTGTAGCTCCTCCGGCGGGGAAGATCTCCCAATCGCTACCTAGTAATTGTCCCAACCAGTTCATATCAATGTTCAACCCATCATTTCTTAAAATATTTTAGAATTAAGGCTAATCGTTTCTAGTCTATCCAGCGAATGCCTTTTTCGTACGAATCGTATAAAAATAAAAAAGACAGCTATTGAGAGTCTCATATGCTAATCAATAGCCGTCCTTTAAATTTTAGCGCTATAGCACAAACTTCGTCAAGCAAAACTCTTAAGATCTGATGCTAAATATAAGATAACCGTTCCGATGCCGTTTACTGCAACCGTTTTCTTGATTTCTGTTGGGTCTTCCTGAAATCCTGATGGATCACATAAAAGCCGATAAGGTATGTCGTTTGGCAGCCTCCACTCGACGGAGTCTGGACTCGCGTGATGGATAACAATGATATCTTTCCATTCGTCAACCTCGTCAAGATCATAAAGCCTGTATGCGATAAGGTGTTCTTTTAGCGTCAAGCATTCAAGATGGCGCTGGATGTCTGCAGCGGACCTAAGACGGAATGCAGGATGCGCTTTTCTCAGCGAGATCAGCCTGCGGATATAGTGAACATCTTCTTTGAATGTTTCACGGCGATCCCAGTCGAGCTGGTTGATGCTGTCACTGGATTGATAGCTGTTTTCCACTCCCTGCTTCGTCCGGAAAAATTCCTGGCCGCTGTGAATAAACGGCACCCCTTGGGCAAGCAAAATAATCGCGGCTGCAAGCCTTTGCCTGCTTCGCTTTCGGCTGTCATTTTCTTGAGGAAGCGCAAAGCTCATTTTATCCCAAAAGGTGTGATTGTCGTGTGATTCGACATAATTGATGGACTGGCTTGGTTCCGGAACAATCGGTGCTAATGCCTTCCATCCGGAAGACCCGGCAATTCCATGCATCACAGCTTGTGCTGATTCACCGTTGCCGAGCGCAAACCCTGTTGCCTTAAGGTGAAAGGTGTTCCCTTTTACAGCGTCACGAAACATATCATTAAAAAAGCCGATGCCCGGCATTCTTGGCGCGTTCGCCAAAGCAGCTTTCTGTTCATGCGGCAGCGGTGTAGCCAGGTCCCACCCTTCTCCAAAAAGCAGGATTCCGGGCTTTGCCTTAGTTGCTTTCTCTTTCATATAAAGCACGGTGTCAATATCTAAAATCCCGAGGAGATCAAAGCGGAAGCCGTCAACATTGTATTCTTCAAGCCAATAGACCACGCAATCCGCAATGAATTTTCTTGCCATCCTTCTTTCTGATGCAATATCATTGCCAACGCCGGTGCCGTTTGATGGCATCCCACATTCGTCGTGCCGGAAAAAATAACCGGGCACTGTCTTTTCAAAGGGGGAATTCTCCCTCTTATACACATGGTTAAAAACAACATCCAGAATGACTCGCAGACCGTGCTGATGCAGGGTATTGATCATTTGTTTCAGCTCTGTTTTTCTCGTTTGAGGATCATGAGGATTTGAGGCATAGCTTCCCTCCGGGGCAAAGAAATGAAGCGGGTTATATCCCCAATTGTATGCATCAAGCGGCTTCTCTTCATCAACTCCGGCAAAATCATTCACCGGCAGAAGCTCCACATGTGTCACACCAAGCTCTTTTACATACGCTAATCCCGAAGAACTGCCATTTGCGGTTTGTGTATCAGTTTCCGTCAGCGCTAAGTATTTTCCCTTGTTTATCATGCCGCTGTTTTCATGGATGGAGAAGTCGCGAAGATGCGTCTCATAGATGACGGCATCCACAGGGTGTGAGAATGGTTTAAGAGGAGCAGTCCATTTCATTTGATCCGGGCGCAAGACGACGCCCTTCTCTCCATTTACAGTCACAGCCTTGGCATACTGGTCAACTGTTTCCATCCATTCTGAATTGTTGCAGATGCAAAACAAATACTCATATCCGTGAAGGTCACCTGTGACCGTAACGGCATAGACGCCTTTTTCCAAGCGAGTCATTTGGAATGTGCGCCCGCTTTTATTGGGGTGTGAAAGCTTGACAGCAGCTGAGGTTGCAGCAGGCGCCCATACTTTAAATACGGTATGATCCGCGGTATAAACGGCGCCCAGCTCTCCGTCATAATAAAATTCGTCATCAAACGCTGCCGTCCGGATGACCGCGCCAATTTGGAGATCCGTTTTGTGGCCGCTGGATGCTCTGACGCAATGGATTTTTCCAAATGTCACAGGATGGTCGGATACGCAGACGTACTTGTATTTTGCTTCAAGGGAGTATTCCTCCCTGACAGCCAGAGGAAAATCTGTTATTTCTGTCTCAAGCCGAAACGGCGGTGTCATGATTTCCTTTTGTTCAGCAGGAATCAGAACAGTAATGATATTCATGTCATCGACATACGCTTCGAAGCTGCGGCGGATGCTGACCATCGGAAGCTCTCTCCTCCAAACACGTTTATGTTTTGATTCTTAGGGGTGAAGGACTAGATGCCAGACGAAACGGGGTAGTGCCCATGATTTCTCCGTCAGCATGGAACGGGATTTTGTCCTTCGTGTAAAATGTAATGTCCTTCGCTTTAAACATCGTAACGCCATCCATCTTTGTATGTTTTCCAAATGCCATGAGACATAAAAGCCAATATTTTTTCAAAAACGGCTGGTTTTCAACGATTACGATATCAAATGTCTTCTCGCGCGGATTTGCTAGGGGCGCCGCCTTCATGCCTCCCCCGTAAAACGGATGGTTGGATACAACGGCAAACCAGACATCATGAAATTCGCGCGTCTCGTCTTCCGTCGTACAAGCTAATGTAAACGGCTTAAAGGTTGCCGAAGCGTGCAAATGAGAAAGCGGATACACAAGAAATCGAAGGCGGAGAAAAAGAAAAACCCGTCTCAACGGAAATTCCATCGCCTTTTTATTGACATATGCGTCAAACCCGATCCCGATATGATTCATAAAATAAAGAATCTGTGATTTATCCTGAAGGAAATTGACGCTCCCTAAATGAAAGGTTCTTGTTAACGGGCGCTTTACCTTCTTGATTTCCTGTATCAGATCGATTTTTTTAATAGAGAACCCTCGCGAAAAATCATTATACGCGCCCGCCGGCACAAAGCTCAGCTCAATATCGTCAACATCTTTCAGCCCGTTGACAACTTCATGCATGGTTCCGTCTCCGCCAATGACGATCAGGCGCTTCAGCTTATATTCCTGTATCGTTGAAATCTGTCTGGCGAGCACCTCGGCGTGTCCCGGATGTTCAGTTAAAAATGAACGGTGCTCAACCTTTCGTTTGATCAATTCTTTTTGAATGGACTTCCAAACACGCAGGCCGTTTCGATGTCCTGCTGTCGGATTAATAATAAAAAACCAATGGCTCATCTTTCTCACCTGCTTATGTTATGAGAAAACCGCTCAAATCGTTCTCTTTTACTCCAGCCACTCCTGTCTGCGATAGGAGTCAGACATGCAGTAAGACAATAGAGCCTTTGCAGCCTTTACCTGATGATGTTTGATCGGAGCAGTGTTTTTCTTCTGCCGCTCAATCCATTCTTCCGCGCTCCGCTTATCCGCTATTTCTAAGCCGTATGGCGGCTCCGGGTAATCGATGTACGACGTTCTGCTCAGAAGCAATTTTCGAACCGGAATCTCAGCCTGTTTTTCCTTTACGATCTTTGACACAACCGAGTCCGTACGAAACAGGCTAAGCCCTGGATTTAACACTGATGCAGTCTGAGAGGCTGTTTTCTTGTCCCAAAAACGATTTTTAGACCCTATGTAGACACTGTCTTCCTCAGCCTCTAAAAAAGAAACGCAATAAATTTCCAGAGGAGAAATAATCACAATGCTTAATTCAACCGCCGCCTGCTGAATTTTCAGCACAGGCTTATACATAATAAAATAAGAATCAGGCAGCTGCTGGGTCAGATAACGCAAAATGCGGTCCTGCTTCACTTGGTTTGAGAGTTGAGATATTTCTGAAAGAGTAGAGCTTGCCCATTTGAGCTGAAAATCATATAAATGCCTTTTATAAAAAGAAGCAAGCGCCACCCTGCTCTTCGGGAGCCTTACATGAATATCTTCTTCGTCCTCAAACCATTGGTGTCTCTCTTCTTGTATATCGGCTTTTATCTCTTCTTTTCTTCTTTTCAATGAAAATTTTTTTCGTTTCTGCACCGGTTCCGGTTCTTCAGCACTGGCTTGCCTTTCTTCATGCTGGCGCTCCGCTGCTTCTACTAGTGAAAGCCAGCGCTCTTTTTTCAAACGTACAAACTGGTTGATATAATGGTACGGATCAAGCTCATATCTCGATATATAATCATGAATTTTGATGATTTGTGCCATGTTTGTTTCTCCACTCCGCAATGAATTAAGATAATTGAAATTTGAATATTTCCTCGTATTTTGGTGATTGGTTCAAGTGTATTTGAAAGAGCGAAAATCGTTCAGCCATCATCGAAACCTCGCCGCTTTCAAACGGAACATGAGCTGGAAATCCATCTTCGCCTGTCCATTTTCTTGCCAGCGTCATATGAGGATGATACGGTCTTTTTTCCACTTGAAAGCCGGCCTGAAGTACAGCCTGCTTCGTATGTTCCCGCAGTCTATCAAGCGTTTTGTTTTTCTTTGGCTCCAGATGTAAAACGCGCGGCTTTCTGCGGTCGCCGAATACATCTATCTTGCCAAACTTAATTGAAAATGGATCAATTTCTGAAGCAATCTCTGCTAGCGAACCTTCAAGCTTCTTTATTTGTGTCTCATCCGCCGCTCCGAGAAAAATTAACGTGATATGATAGTCAAGCGGGTGCACCCATTTTTGAAACGTCAATATCGGTTCGTTTTTCGCAGCCTGGTAGATCGGATTTGCAATTCCCTCAGGTATGGGAACGCCGATGAAATAATGAGGCCGTATATCTGGCATCCGTCTGACACTCCCTTCTTTGACAGCTATTATTTTATCAATAAAGAGGCTGTGCGGATAGAGGAACAGTGTATGAAAACACTCTCGCACAAACGTTTATTATGTTAGGATATTATATGACACTTGTTTTATTCAGAAAGGAATGACAATGTTGAAAATCGTTGCAAACACAGCTGATCTGATAGGAGATACACCGCTAGTGAGATTGAATCGGCTTCAGCCGGAAAATGCGGCACAAGTCTATTTAAAGCTTGAATTTTTCAATCCGAGCGGCAGTGTGAAAGACAGAGCCGCTTATCAAATGATCATAGAAGCTGAACAAAACGGTTTACTCAAGCCGGGATCAGTTATTATAGAGCCGACAAGCGGAAATACCGGCATCGGGCTCGCCATGAATGCGGCAGCACGCGGATATAAAGCAATCTTAGTTATGCCTGATACGATGACGAAGGAACGGATCAACCTACTTAAAGCTTACGGTGCAGAGGTTGTATTAACTCCCGGAGAGGAAAGAATGCCGGGCAGCATCAAAAAAGCGAA from Bacillus subtilis subsp. subtilis str. 168 encodes the following:
- the ytlR gene encoding putative phospholipid kinase (Evidence 3: Putative function from multiple computational evidences; Product type e: enzyme) produces the protein MSHWFFIINPTAGHRNGLRVWKSIQKELIKRKVEHRSFLTEHPGHAEVLARQISTIQEYKLKRLIVIGGDGTMHEVVNGLKDVDDIELSFVPAGAYNDFSRGFSIKKIDLIQEIKKVKRPLTRTFHLGSVNFLQDKSQILYFMNHIGIGFDAYVNKKAMEFPLRRVFLFLRLRFLVYPLSHLHASATFKPFTLACTTEDETREFHDVWFAVVSNHPFYGGGMKAAPLANPREKTFDIVIVENQPFLKKYWLLCLMAFGKHTKMDGVTMFKAKDITFYTKDKIPFHADGEIMGTTPFRLASSPSPLRIKT
- the ytmP gene encoding putative kinase/phosphotransferase (Evidence 3: Putative function from multiple computational evidences; PubMedId: 9026440, 11545674; Product type e: enzyme) — its product is MENGDVITAQHWMTGRELKPKDMSGRPVAELLRKIHTSKALLDMLKRLGKEPLNPGALLSQLKQAVFAVQQSSPLIQEGIKYLEEHLHEVHFGEKVVCHCDVNHNNWLLSEDNQLYLIDWDGAMIADPAMDLGPLLYHYVEKPAWESWLSMYGIELTESLRLRMAWYVLSETITFIAWHKAKGNDKEFHDAMEELHILMKRIVD
- the ytlQ gene encoding putative hydrolase (Evidence 3: Putative function from multiple computational evidences; Product type e: enzyme) — encoded protein: MAQIIKIHDYISRYELDPYHYINQFVRLKKERWLSLVEAAERQHEERQASAEEPEPVQKRKKFSLKRRKEEIKADIQEERHQWFEDEEDIHVRLPKSRVALASFYKRHLYDFQLKWASSTLSEISQLSNQVKQDRILRYLTQQLPDSYFIMYKPVLKIQQAAVELSIVIISPLEIYCVSFLEAEEDSVYIGSKNRFWDKKTASQTASVLNPGLSLFRTDSVVSKIVKEKQAEIPVRKLLLSRTSYIDYPEPPYGLEIADKRSAEEWIERQKKNTAPIKHHQVKAAKALLSYCMSDSYRRQEWLE
- the amyX gene encoding pullulanase (Evidence 1a: Function from experimental evidences in the studied strain; PubMedId: 9453151, 16582490, 19465663, 23973973; Product type e: enzyme) is translated as MVSIRRSFEAYVDDMNIITVLIPAEQKEIMTPPFRLETEITDFPLAVREEYSLEAKYKYVCVSDHPVTFGKIHCVRASSGHKTDLQIGAVIRTAAFDDEFYYDGELGAVYTADHTVFKVWAPAATSAAVKLSHPNKSGRTFQMTRLEKGVYAVTVTGDLHGYEYLFCICNNSEWMETVDQYAKAVTVNGEKGVVLRPDQMKWTAPLKPFSHPVDAVIYETHLRDFSIHENSGMINKGKYLALTETDTQTANGSSSGLAYVKELGVTHVELLPVNDFAGVDEEKPLDAYNWGYNPLHFFAPEGSYASNPHDPQTRKTELKQMINTLHQHGLRVILDVVFNHVYKRENSPFEKTVPGYFFRHDECGMPSNGTGVGNDIASERRMARKFIADCVVYWLEEYNVDGFRFDLLGILDIDTVLYMKEKATKAKPGILLFGEGWDLATPLPHEQKAALANAPRMPGIGFFNDMFRDAVKGNTFHLKATGFALGNGESAQAVMHGIAGSSGWKALAPIVPEPSQSINYVESHDNHTFWDKMSFALPQENDSRKRSRQRLAAAIILLAQGVPFIHSGQEFFRTKQGVENSYQSSDSINQLDWDRRETFKEDVHYIRRLISLRKAHPAFRLRSAADIQRHLECLTLKEHLIAYRLYDLDEVDEWKDIIVIHHASPDSVEWRLPNDIPYRLLCDPSGFQEDPTEIKKTVAVNGIGTVILYLASDLKSFA
- the ytlP gene encoding putative RNA 2',3'-cyclic phosphodiesterase (Evidence 3: Putative function from multiple computational evidences; PubMedId: 17012785; Product type e: enzyme); this translates as MPDIRPHYFIGVPIPEGIANPIYQAAKNEPILTFQKWVHPLDYHITLIFLGAADETQIKKLEGSLAEIASEIDPFSIKFGKIDVFGDRRKPRVLHLEPKKNKTLDRLREHTKQAVLQAGFQVEKRPYHPHMTLARKWTGEDGFPAHVPFESGEVSMMAERFSLFQIHLNQSPKYEEIFKFQLS
- the ytzH gene encoding hypothetical protein (Evidence 4: Unknown function but conserved in other organisms), producing the protein MGLHYEHQVHLLKDILTDHQLDCCGTVAEYEQLERVIKSLMANTELDSNFKNVLEDVYRYSQSGISSKSIDSHIQEHQNSLSQWVEQMDSYS